GATCAAGGACAAGCCCACGGCGATCCGTGAGCTCGGCCTGCAGGTTCTGGCAATGATCACCAATCTGCGTCTCGGTGCGGCGGTGAAGGCGGCCCATAAAAGTCAGCCCTATGATCTCATCCATCAGGTGATCCCCGTGGCGCCAAAGGCGCTGGTCTTCTCCAAGCTGGATGGCGTCCCCCTTATCTGTGGCCCAATGAACGGCAACATGTCCTACCCCGATGGATTCGAGGCAAGTCATGGGGCCGGCACCGGCAAGCTGAAACGCCTGCTGACCGGTCTGACCACGCTTGGCCATTTCGTTTTTCCATCGAAACGAAACTCATCTCGCCTGATCGTTGCGAACCGGCGCACAGCCTCGGGCCTGCCCGACAATGCCCCTCAGGATCGGGTCGTCGAGCTGGTAGAGAACGGCGTGGATCTCGACCGCTGGGTCATGCCGAAGGCGACCACACCGGCGGAGCCGACCTTTGTCTTCGTTGGCCGGCTGGTCCACTGGAAGGCGGTGGATATTCTGCTGCGGGCCTTTGACCGCCTGCCACCCCAGACGCATCTGCAGATCATCGGCCAGGGCGCCGACCGCGAGAAGCTCGAGGCGCTGGCCGCCTCCCTTCCATCAGCAGCACGCATTTCCTTTCTGGGACAGATGCCGCAGTCAGAGGTGCGTGAACATATGGCCGCGGCGACGGCGCTCGTGCTGCCCAGTGTCTGGGAGTGCGGCGGGGCCGTGGTGCTGGAGGCCATGGCCTGTGCAAAGCCCGTCATCGCCACGGCATGGGGCGGACCTTGCGACTACATCACCGAGGATACAGGCATTCTGGTCCCGCCCCTATCGCATGACGCCCTGATCCAGGGGTTGTCAGAGGCCATGACCACGATCGCCGCTGATCCGGCAAAAGCCGAGGCGATGGGCCAGGCAGGACGCGCGCGCGTCGAGACGACATTTTCCTGGTCGGCAAAAGCGGATGAAATGATGACCATCTATCGCGATGTTCTCGCAGAGCATCCCGCGACAGGTTCGGTGCGAGCGTCTTGATCCGGCACCGATGCCGCGGCAGGTAGCCGTTTTCAGATACAAAACAAGTTGGTGGATGTGAACACTCTGCAGCAACCTGACGGCCGGTCATTTCATCGTCGCGACCATCAGAAAGCCGACGGTCGCATGCTGTATCTGTACGGGTACGACATGCCAAAGGGCGAACCCCGACCCGATAGCCTTGAAGGCGCAGGCCCCGGTGCGGAGCTGCGCTGGCACCCGTTGCGTGGGGAATGGTCCGTCTATGCCGCGCACCGCCAGAACCGGACCTTCATGCCATCGAAGGCCGATGACCCCTTGGCCCCCACCACGCCTGACGGGCCGCTGACGGAAGTCGAGTTTTCTGATTTCGAAGTCGCAGTGTTCCAGAACCGCTTTGCCAGTCTTCACCCCGATGCCACGATGCCCGAGGCGATGCCGCCCGGGACCGACGGCGGCGCAGCCAATGGCGATTGCGAAGTGGTCGTGTTCTCTCCTGAAGCGGAGGGAAATTTAGGGACGCTTGATCAGGACCGACGGCGCCTGCTCGTCAGTGTGTGGAATGATCGTTACGAGGCGATGTCAAAGCGTGGTCTGGCTTACACGATGCCATTTGAAAGCCGCGGTGCAGAAGTGGGCGTCACGCTGCAACACCCGCACGGCCAGATTTATGCCTTTCCCTTTATCCCGCAGGTCCAGAAGGTGGCGGCCGATGCCTTTGCCGATGGCTATGACCTCGGAGCACCGCTGGAAGACTGGTTCCCGACTTATGGTGTCGAGCGCGCAGGGCCGTTGATGGCGATTGTCCCGCCCTATGCCCGCTATCCCTATGAGGTTTGGATCACCGGCGCCCGTCGGGTGGCAGGCCCGTGGGAATATACCCCGGAAGAGTTTGATGCGTATGCTCATCTTCTCGGCAGCGTGACCCGATGCTATGACGCTCTGTTCGGTCAGGCGACACCGACAATGATGAGCCTGCAGGCCGCACCGAAGGGCTATGACGGCAGCTTCCATTTCTGGACACAGTTCTTCTGCCTGTTGCGTGCACCCGGTCGGTTGAAATATCTCGCCTCGGTTGAACAGGCGACCAGTGTCTTTACGGTCGATGTGATGCCTGAACAGGCGGCCAAACAATTGCGGGAAATCCTATGAAGACGTTCACAGACTATTTTGGTCACGATCCCGCAGTGAGCGTGCGCGTGCCGGGCCGCGTCAATCTGATTGGCGAGCACATTGACTATACGGGCGGTACGGTGCTGCCCACACCGATCCCGCGCTTCCTGAACCTCGCCATGTCACCCGGCTCACAGAACGTACGGATTGCCTCGACGCGATTTGAAGAGATTGTTGAGCGGCCCCTGACCGATCAACTGAACGGTCACTGGTCGGACTATGCCCTGGCCGGGCACCGCATGGCCGTGGCGCGCGGGCTGTTGTCCGGTGGCGCAGAGTACTGGATTGATAGCGACGTCCCCCACGGCGCGGGCGTTTCGTCCTCAGCCGCGCTGCTGGTCGCTTTGCTGAAGGCGGCATCGGAACAGTCCGTCGAAGACATTGATCCCAAGACCATCGCCCTGTGGGCGCAGGCGGTCGAGAGCGACGATATCGGCATGCCGTGCGGAATCATGGATCAGATGGCTGTGGCGCTGGGTGAGCCGGGTCAGGCCCTCGCGCTGAACACGGCCGATCTGTCGACCGACCTTATTCCCCTGCCCCCATCTGTCGCCTTTCCCGTCTATCATTCGGGGCTTACCCGTGCGCTGGCCGATGGTCAGTATGCGTCCCGCCGCAAAGCGATCGAAGACGCCAAGACCGCGATTGGGCTTGAGAACATCAGCCTCGCCAGCGATGAGCAGCTGGAGCAGATCAACGCCCTGCCAGAGCCAGCAGCAAAGCGAGCGCGGCATGCTGTCACCGAGCACCGCCGGGTCATGGAGGCGGTTGACGCACTGAAGGCTGGGGACACGGAGCGGTTTGGTGCGCTGATGACCGAAAGTCATGTCAGCATGCGCGATGATTTCGAGATCACGGTCCCGGCCATGGACCGTATGGCCGAACGCGCAGTGGCTGCCGGGGCCTATGGTTCGCGCCTGACCGGAGGCGGCTTTGGCGGCTGCTTTGTGTCCTGTGTCCCGCTGGAGCGCCTGTCGGCGTGGAAGGACGAGATGGAATCAGCCTTCCCTGACATTCGTCTCATCACAGATGGTGTCACCACCGACTAGGCGTCAAACCGGCCGAGCTGTTCATTTTTCTTCAAAGAGGCAGCGGGGATCACACGCCCGTTCATGACGCCGTACACACCATGGTCCAGAGCCTGGGCCGCGATGATGGCGCCGCCCAGATTGAATCCGGCGTCGGAAACGAAGAGGGAGAATGGCCGCATGGCGCCCGTCAGAACAATCGTCTTGCCAAGGTTTCGCTTGGCCAGAAAATGGGCCGTCTGGTCCATGGTCGACGTGCCGTGGGTAATGACGATCGCCTCTTCCTTAGCCGCCATGACGCGCTCGAGGATCAGCTGCCGATAGGTTTCCGTCATCTCAAGGCTGTCGATCTGGAACAGCTGCTCAACCGCCGGAAAATAGCACCGTCCGTTATCCAGTACCTCTGGCACTTGGCTTTTCCCTTGCCCAGCGAATGCAATATTCTCAGTTCGCCAGTCATGGACTTTGTCGAGTGTACCACCAGTGGTCAGAATGCGGACAGGTTTCATTCCTTGGCCTTTTGCCTGAAGATCTCTTCGTTCAGGCCGCCTTCCCATTTTGCCACTGCCGTCGCAACCGCTGCGTCACCGGTGACATTGGTCATGGTCCGCATCATGTCGAGGAGGCGGTCAAACGGGAAGACAAGGGCGATGATCAGAACCGCCTGCTCCGTCGTGACGCCAAAGGTGGCGAGGACCGCCACGGCGAGAAACAGGCTGGCCGATGGAATCCCCGCGACACCGACGCTGGTCGCCGTGGCCGTGACGGCGATGGCCACATAGTCACCCAAGGTAAGGTCCATGCCGAGAGCCTGTGCCGCGAACAGGGCCACGAGACCGAGATAGATGGAAGTACCATCCATGTTGATGGTCGCGCCGATGGGCAGGGTTGAGCCGGCGATCGACCGATCAACCCCCAAATTGTGGTTCACGTTGGAGATGGTCACCGGCAGGGTCGCTGAGGAGCTGGCCGTTGAATAGGCGGTACCCATGGCGTCCGCGATACCGCCAAGGAACCGGAAGAAGGGCAGTCCGAGCAGTACACGAATGATGCCGCCATAGACGAACACCATCTGCACCACGCAGGCCACATAAAGCGCGAGGGTCAACTTCGCCAGATTTTCCAGGATCGCCAGTCCTTGCGTCCCCAGCACCCAGGCCATCAGCGCAAAGACGCCATAGGGCGCGAGCGCCATCACGAAATTGGTCAGTTTCAGGATCGCTTCAGCGGCCGACTCCATGGTCTTGCCAATGGCTTCTTCGCCCTGTCCCGAGGCGATGATCGCGATACCAAACAGGATGGCGAAAAAGATAATGGGCAGGATATCCCCCGTCGCCAAAGACTCGACTGGATTTGAAGGGATCACATCGAGCAGCTGTTGCACAGCGGAGCGCTCTGCCTCTGCGGCGGCGCCAAGCCGTTCCATGATCTGTGCCTGGGCCGCACCGCTGTCGGCCGATTGATAGTCGACACCATTGCCCGGCTGAAAAACGATGCCGGAGATAATGCCGATCACAACCGCAAAAACGGTCGTGCAGAGATAAAGACCGATGGTCTTGAGCCCGAGGCCACCGAGGCGTTTGGGATCGCCCATGGAAATGACGCCACCCACGATGGTCGTGAACACCAGCGGTACAATAAGCATACGGATGAGTTTGATGAACGCATCGCCGAGCGGTTTGATGCTCGCGGCGGTGTCGCCAAAAATATAGCCGACGATGCCCCCGGCGATCAGGGCAATAATAACTCGAAGCCAGAGCGGCAGGCGCAGCACCCGCCCCAGAAAGAAGAGGACGGCAAAGACTGCAAGAGTGATGATCCAGAAGAGTGGCGCCGTGGGCTGTTCCACAAATACGCGTCCAAAGTCGCTCAGGCCATTCATCGAAAGATCCTTTGTTCGTCGGCAGAGATGTCGCAGGGAGGCTCAGGCCAGAAAAATGGGCGACCCGCGAAGGTCGCCCATTTTGGCGTTACCAATCAAGGCCCAGTTCGTTCGCAAAGTAGACGAACTGCAGCGCAAGGCGCGTGGCCAGCTGATCCTGGTTGGCAGCGGCGCCGTGGCCGCCTTCGATGTTTTCGTAGTACAGGAATGGATATCCGTACTCGGCCATCTTCCGCGCCATCTTGCGGGCATGGCCCGGATGGACGCGGTCGTCCTTGGTCGAGGTGAAGAAATAGGGCCGTGGATAGTCCACGCCTTCCTTCAGGTTCTGGTACGGGCTGATCGTTTCAAGAAAGGCCCGTTCTGCCGGAATATCCGGGTTGCCGTATTCACCCATCCAAGACGCACCGGCCAACAGCTTGTGATAGCGCAGCATGTCGAGAAGCGGCACACCAATGCCGACGGCTTTATAGAGATCTGGCCGCTGGGTCATCGAGACCCCCATGAGCAGACCGCCGTTCGAGCCGCCGAGAATGCCCAGCTGCTCGGTGGTCGTGATCTTCTTCTCGATCAGGCTTTCCGAAACCGCGAAGAAATCATCATAGATGAGCTGACGCTTTTGCTTCAGACCAGCCTGGTGCCATTCGGGACCAAACTCGCCGCCGCCCCGGATATTGGCGATGACGTAGATACCGCCATTCTCCAGCCACAGCTTACCGGTGGTGGCGGAGTATTGCGGCAGGATCGAAATCTGGAAGCCACCATAGCCGTACTGGATCGTCGGCGCAGGACCGGCGTCCAGCACATCCGTTTTGCCCATAACGAAATACGGGATGGCCGTGCCGTCGGAGCTGATCGCTTCGAACTGCCGTGTTTCAATGCCGTCCGTGTTGAAGAACGCCGGCGTTGATTTGATCGGTTTTGGCGCTTCGCCCTTTTCGACAAAGTACAGTGTCTCTGGCGTCGTCGGGTTCTCATAATAGACAAGCATATTGCCGGTCTCATCATCGACCGACGACACGGACACGACGCCCGCATCGGGCAGGTCCACGGCCTTTTCGACCCAGGATGTACCGTCATGCTGCAGGGTGATGATCTTGCCATTGATATTGTCGAGCAATTTCAGGGCGATCATGTCGTTGGCGGTCGAGATGCCGTCGACGGCAACGCGGTCAGCGGGTTCGTAGACCAGCTCAACGCTCTCATCGGCAGGGTCGAACGCGACCACGGAACCGATCTTGTAGGTCGAGCCGCCATAGGCCCAGTTTTCATTCAGGCTGAGAATGATCTTGTCATCCACAAGACCGGAGAAGTCCGATTTCAGCGGGAACGGCATCTTTTCATAGCTGCCATCATCCTGACGCAGGTAAATCTCGAACTCGTAGAAATTGAGCGCCTTGGACACACCGGCAACCGTCTTGCCATCCTTGTGGGAGGCAAAAGGCCATACGCCCATGTCTGACTTTTCGATCTCGAACACCACCGGGGCATCTTCGATCGCCGTCCCGCGCTGCCACTCCCGGATCTGACGGGCGTAACCGGAATCGGTCACCGTCTCTTCACCCAGATTGGTCCCGACGAGCAGGCTGTCCTGGCTTAGCCACGCGGCGGATGATTTGGCCTCGGCCAGATCGAAACCGTCTTCGACAAACGCGCGCTCTGAAATCAGATATTCGCGTTTGACCGCAGCGTCCGAACCGCCGCGGGAGAGGGTCATGATGCAGCGATCATAGTCGGGCTCGAGGCAGCTGGCGCCTTCGTAGACCCAGTTCTCGTCCTCTTCCTTGGCCAGCGCGTCGATGTCGAGAATGACATCCCAATCCGTGCCGCCAGCAACGTAGTCGGTGATGGGCATACGGCGCCAGATTCCGCGCACATGCTCGTCATCCTGCCAGAAATTATAGGCATACCCGCCGCGCAGGGCCGCTGATGCAATGCGCTCATCCGAGGTGAGGATGCTTTTCGCTTCGTCGAGAAGCGTTTGATAGTGCGGATCGCTCTGCAGCTCTTTCAGCGAGCGTTCGTTCTGTTCGCGGACCCAGGTCAGGGCGCGGTCGCCCTCGACCTCCTCAAGCCACAGGAAAGGATCGTCGCTGGTCATTTCGCTTTGGGCCATGTCGGTCTTTGTCTCTTGTAGAGCCGGATCAGCAGCCAGACTGGTGCCGCCGACTGCGGTCAACGCAGCTGAAGCGCCCAGCAACAGGCTGCGCAGGTGGAAGGTGTGGTTCATCGAAAGTCCCTTGGGGGTTACGAATGTAACCACACACTACCCTGTCATACCGTCGCGGCAAGTCGTCATGATGTGACGTTTGGCGACAGAACCGCCAGTTTGCCCTATTGGACTTCGGGCATGATCACGACGGGCCGCAGATTGGTCACGACCTGGCGCGCGTCATAGGCCGTTGGCTGGTCCGCGGGCTTTGGCCCTTTACCCATCAGGATATAAGCCATGGCGGAGTACCGGTTGCGTTCCCGGATGCTGATGTCATCGTCGAACGGTCCCCAGCGATAGCCACGACCATAGTAGGGAAAGGGTCGACCCAGTCCGTAATAGCCCCAAGGATCGCGGGAGCCGGTGTAGGTTGTGGATTTCTCTGTCTCGTCCTCGACCACGAGGAAATAGTCATACCCATTCTCCAACGTGACCTCGGCGGAGCGATAAAGAAGATAGTTCTCGACGGTCTCGCGGTCGGTCAGGGAATTGCCGCGGAAGGTGATGCGGAAACGGTTGTCTTCAATCCGCTGCTCGGAAAACCCGTAACCGCTCTGACTGTCGGCCGCCGCAGCATAGGGCGTGGATGTCGAACAGGCGGCCAGTCCCAGAGATATGGCGCTCAGCACGGCGAGGGAGACGAAAGGAATACGGGTCATGATGGTCCTCCTGCGACAGTGCGACGATCCGCACTATATGGGTCGGCGACATTGCCTTGTCTTCCCCACTATAACGCCCCTAGCACACATCATGGATGACCAAATCGACATATCGGTAAAACATGACGCCCTGCCCGCCAGCCATCCCCCTGTCAGGTTGGGTCGGGTCGGCGTTCTGCTCGTCAATCTCGGCACACCGGATAAGGCCGATGCTGCCTCCGTTCGCCGCTATCTGCGGGAGTTTCTGTCCGATCGCCGCGTGGTGGATTATCCCCGCGCGTTCTGGCTGCCGGTTCTGTACGGCGTGATCTTGAATACCCGTCCGGCGAAGACGGCAAAACTCTATCAGTCCATCTGGCACGAACCCACCGATGAGAGTCCTTTGCGGTATTACACCAGGGGCCAGGCGGAAGGTATCGCTGAGATTCTTGGCACCGGTGTGACCGTCGACTGGGCGATGCGCTACGGTAATCCCTCCATCGGCTCGCGGATCGATGCGCTGAAAGCGGAAGGGTGCGACCGTATTCTGGTGGTCCCGCTCTATCCTCAATATTCCGCCACCACCACGGCCACCGTCGTCGATGCCGCGAGCGCGCATCTGAAGACCATGGCCTGGCAACCGGCCCTGCGCATTGCGCCGGCCTTTCACGATGCGCCGGGCTATATTGCCGGATTGGAGGCGTCGATGAGGGCGCATGTCCCCGCCGATGCCGAGCGGGTCATACTGTCATTCCATGGTATTCCTGAGCGGTATTTCAAAGCCGGTGATCCCTATCACTGCCACTGCCAGAAGACAGCGCGCCTTCTGCGGGAGCGGATGGGGTGGAGCGAGCAGTTTGCCCCCCTCGCCTTTCAGTCGAAATTTGGCCCGGAAAAGTGGCTGGAGCCATCGACCGAAAGCCTTGTCGTCAAGGCCGCCGAAGAGGGCCTGAAATCGATCGCCATTGCTGCCCCGGCATTTGTTTCGGACTGCATCGAGACGCTCGAAGAAATCGGGATCCAACTGCGCGAGACGTTTGAGGAGCACGGCGGCAAACATCTGACAGCCATCCCCTGTCTGAACACCGATCCGCAATTCGTGGAGTTTCTCGCCAATTTTGTTCAGAATGAGCTGGGCGGCTGGGTCGAGCCCTCCATGGCGTAAGGGATCGATCCACATGATCCAGTTCTACGTTTCAGCTGATTTTGACCTCCCCCTGCCCGACGGACACCGTTTTCCCGGGCAGAAATACGGCATGTTGAAACGCTATCTGCTCGAGCACGACATTCTGACACCGGCGCAGGTCCTGACGTCACCGCGTGCAGATCGTGATGTGCTTCTCACGGCACATAGCGTCGACTATGTTGACC
This genomic stretch from Parvularcula sp. LCG005 harbors:
- a CDS encoding glycosyltransferase family 4 protein; protein product: MSLNKSLRVLLVGPNASENMGGEAILPLHWLRELRQRGVDAEILTHARCREELMASRYADMPIRFVEDAPLEKGIYRLIKDKPTAIRELGLQVLAMITNLRLGAAVKAAHKSQPYDLIHQVIPVAPKALVFSKLDGVPLICGPMNGNMSYPDGFEASHGAGTGKLKRLLTGLTTLGHFVFPSKRNSSRLIVANRRTASGLPDNAPQDRVVELVENGVDLDRWVMPKATTPAEPTFVFVGRLVHWKAVDILLRAFDRLPPQTHLQIIGQGADREKLEALAASLPSAARISFLGQMPQSEVREHMAAATALVLPSVWECGGAVVLEAMACAKPVIATAWGGPCDYITEDTGILVPPLSHDALIQGLSEAMTTIAADPAKAEAMGQAGRARVETTFSWSAKADEMMTIYRDVLAEHPATGSVRAS
- the galK gene encoding galactokinase, whose product is MKTFTDYFGHDPAVSVRVPGRVNLIGEHIDYTGGTVLPTPIPRFLNLAMSPGSQNVRIASTRFEEIVERPLTDQLNGHWSDYALAGHRMAVARGLLSGGAEYWIDSDVPHGAGVSSSAALLVALLKAASEQSVEDIDPKTIALWAQAVESDDIGMPCGIMDQMAVALGEPGQALALNTADLSTDLIPLPPSVAFPVYHSGLTRALADGQYASRRKAIEDAKTAIGLENISLASDEQLEQINALPEPAAKRARHAVTEHRRVMEAVDALKAGDTERFGALMTESHVSMRDDFEITVPAMDRMAERAVAAGAYGSRLTGGGFGGCFVSCVPLERLSAWKDEMESAFPDIRLITDGVTTD
- a CDS encoding dicarboxylate/amino acid:cation symporter; translated protein: MNGLSDFGRVFVEQPTAPLFWIITLAVFAVLFFLGRVLRLPLWLRVIIALIAGGIVGYIFGDTAASIKPLGDAFIKLIRMLIVPLVFTTIVGGVISMGDPKRLGGLGLKTIGLYLCTTVFAVVIGIISGIVFQPGNGVDYQSADSGAAQAQIMERLGAAAEAERSAVQQLLDVIPSNPVESLATGDILPIIFFAILFGIAIIASGQGEEAIGKTMESAAEAILKLTNFVMALAPYGVFALMAWVLGTQGLAILENLAKLTLALYVACVVQMVFVYGGIIRVLLGLPFFRFLGGIADAMGTAYSTASSSATLPVTISNVNHNLGVDRSIAGSTLPIGATINMDGTSIYLGLVALFAAQALGMDLTLGDYVAIAVTATATSVGVAGIPSASLFLAVAVLATFGVTTEQAVLIIALVFPFDRLLDMMRTMTNVTGDAAVATAVAKWEGGLNEEIFRQKAKE
- a CDS encoding CC0125/CC1285 family lipoprotein; protein product: MTRIPFVSLAVLSAISLGLAACSTSTPYAAAADSQSGYGFSEQRIEDNRFRITFRGNSLTDRETVENYLLYRSAEVTLENGYDYFLVVEDETEKSTTYTGSRDPWGYYGLGRPFPYYGRGYRWGPFDDDISIRERNRYSAMAYILMGKGPKPADQPTAYDARQVVTNLRPVVIMPEVQ
- the hemH gene encoding ferrochelatase, which produces MDDQIDISVKHDALPASHPPVRLGRVGVLLVNLGTPDKADAASVRRYLREFLSDRRVVDYPRAFWLPVLYGVILNTRPAKTAKLYQSIWHEPTDESPLRYYTRGQAEGIAEILGTGVTVDWAMRYGNPSIGSRIDALKAEGCDRILVVPLYPQYSATTTATVVDAASAHLKTMAWQPALRIAPAFHDAPGYIAGLEASMRAHVPADAERVILSFHGIPERYFKAGDPYHCHCQKTARLLRERMGWSEQFAPLAFQSKFGPEKWLEPSTESLVVKAAEEGLKSIAIAAPAFVSDCIETLEEIGIQLRETFEEHGGKHLTAIPCLNTDPQFVEFLANFVQNELGGWVEPSMA
- a CDS encoding asparaginase domain-containing protein is translated as MKPVRILTTGGTLDKVHDWRTENIAFAGQGKSQVPEVLDNGRCYFPAVEQLFQIDSLEMTETYRQLILERVMAAKEEAIVITHGTSTMDQTAHFLAKRNLGKTIVLTGAMRPFSLFVSDAGFNLGGAIIAAQALDHGVYGVMNGRVIPAASLKKNEQLGRFDA
- a CDS encoding prolyl oligopeptidase family serine peptidase — encoded protein: MNHTFHLRSLLLGASAALTAVGGTSLAADPALQETKTDMAQSEMTSDDPFLWLEEVEGDRALTWVREQNERSLKELQSDPHYQTLLDEAKSILTSDERIASAALRGGYAYNFWQDDEHVRGIWRRMPITDYVAGGTDWDVILDIDALAKEEDENWVYEGASCLEPDYDRCIMTLSRGGSDAAVKREYLISERAFVEDGFDLAEAKSSAAWLSQDSLLVGTNLGEETVTDSGYARQIREWQRGTAIEDAPVVFEIEKSDMGVWPFASHKDGKTVAGVSKALNFYEFEIYLRQDDGSYEKMPFPLKSDFSGLVDDKIILSLNENWAYGGSTYKIGSVVAFDPADESVELVYEPADRVAVDGISTANDMIALKLLDNINGKIITLQHDGTSWVEKAVDLPDAGVVSVSSVDDETGNMLVYYENPTTPETLYFVEKGEAPKPIKSTPAFFNTDGIETRQFEAISSDGTAIPYFVMGKTDVLDAGPAPTIQYGYGGFQISILPQYSATTGKLWLENGGIYVIANIRGGGEFGPEWHQAGLKQKRQLIYDDFFAVSESLIEKKITTTEQLGILGGSNGGLLMGVSMTQRPDLYKAVGIGVPLLDMLRYHKLLAGASWMGEYGNPDIPAERAFLETISPYQNLKEGVDYPRPYFFTSTKDDRVHPGHARKMARKMAEYGYPFLYYENIEGGHGAAANQDQLATRLALQFVYFANELGLDW